One region of Manis pentadactyla isolate mManPen7 chromosome 9, mManPen7.hap1, whole genome shotgun sequence genomic DNA includes:
- the LOC130684915 gene encoding ubiquitin carboxyl-terminal hydrolase 1-like: MPGIVPSESNGLSRGSPSKKNRLSLKFFQKKETKRALDFTDSQENEEKASEYRGSEIDQVVPAAQSSPINCEKRENLLPFVGLNNLGNTCYLNSILQVLYFCPGFKSGVKHLFNIISQKKEALKDEANQKDKGNCKEDCLASYELICSLQSLIISVEQLQVSFLLNPEKYTDELATQPRRLLNTLRELNPMYEGYLQHDAQEVLQCILGNIQETCQLLKKEVKNVVELSTQVEETPHQKEEMSVINSIEMDNMRHSEDCKEKLPKGNGKRRSDTEFGNMKKKLKVSKEHQSLEENQRQTRSKRKTTGDTLEISPKILPKHISENENARPSHKKSKVKINWLKSATKQPSILSKFCSMGKITTNQRPKGQSKENEYDLEEDLGKCENNTTNGCELESPGNNVKPVNEVKPMTKGAEEIAFELVEKLFQGQLVLRTRCLECESLTERREDFQDISVPVQEDELSKVEESSEISPEPKTEMKTLRWAISQFASVERIVGEDKYFCENCHHYTEAERSLLFDKMPEVITIHLKCFAASGLEFDCYGGGLSKINTPLLTPLKLSLEEWSTKPTNDSYGLFAVVMHSGITISSGHYTASVKVTDLNSLELDEGNFVVSEMCEIGKPEPLNEEEVRGVVENYDDEEVSIRVSGNTQPSKVLKKNVEAIGLLGGQKSKADYELYNKVSNPDKVASTAFTENRNSETNNTNGTHESDRNKEFSDQTDINISGFENKISYIVQSLKEYEGKWLLFDDSEVKVTEEKDFLNSLSPSTSPSSTPYLLFYKKL, from the coding sequence ATGCCTGGTATTGTACCTAGTGAAAGTAATGGGCTTTCAAGAGGTAGTCCCTCAAAGAAAAATAGACTTTCCTTGAAGTTttttcagaaaaaggaaactaagaGAGCCTTGGATTTCACAGATtctcaagaaaatgaagaaaaagcctCTGAATATAGAGGATCTGAAATTGACCAAGTTGTTCCTGCAGCACAGTCCTCACCCATAAActgtgagaagagagaaaatttgTTACCATTTGTGGGACTCAATAATCTCGGCAATACTTGTTATCTTAATAGTATacttcaggtcttatatttttGTCCTGGTTTTAAATCTGGAGTGAAGcacttatttaatattatttcacAGAAGAAAGAAGCCCTAAAAGATGAAGCCAATCAAAAAGATAAGGGAAATTGCAAAGAAGATTGTTTGGCAAGTTATGAACTAATATGCAGTTTACAGTCCTTGATCATTTCAGTTGAACAACTTCAGGTTAGTTTTCTCTTAAATCCAGAGAAATACACTGATGAACTTGCTACTCAGCCAAGGCGACTGCTTAACACACTCAGGGAACTCAACCCTATGTATGAAGGATATCTACAACATGATGCACAGGAAGtattacagtgtattttgggaAACATTCAAGAAACATGCCAactcttaaaaaaagaagtaaaaaatgtgGTAGAATTATCTACTCAGGTAGAAGAAACACCTcatcagaaagaagaaatgagTGTTATTAACAGCATAGAGATGGACAATATGAGGCACTCTGAAGACTGTAAAGAAAAACTcccaaaaggaaatggaaagagaagaAGTGACACTGAATttggaaacatgaagaaaaaactTAAAGTATCCAAGGAACATCAGTCATTGGAAGAGAACCAGAGACAAACCAGGTCAAAGAGGAAAACTACAGGTGATACATTAGAGATTTCTCCTAAAATACTCCCCAAGCACATTTCTGAAAATGAGAATGCAAGACCCTCTCACAAAAaatcaaaagttaaaataaattggTTAAAGTCTGCAACTAAGCAACCCAGCATTCTTTCTAAATTCTGTAGTATGGGAAAAATAACAACAAACCAAAGACCTAAAGGACAATCTAAAGAAAATGAGTATGATCTTGAAGAGGACTTGGGGAAGTGTGAAAATAACACAACTAATGGTTGTGAGCTTGAATCTCCAGGGAATAATGTTAAGCCTGTTAATGAAGTTAAGCCAATGACCAAAGGTGCAGAGGAAATTGCTTTTGAGCTAGTAGAGAAATTATTTCAAGGTCAACTGGTACTAAGAACTCGGTGCTTGGAATGTGAAAGTCtaacagaaagaagagaagattTTCAAGACATCAGTGTACCAGTACAAGAAGATGAGCTTTCCAAAGTAGAGGAGAGTTCTGAAATTTCTCCAGAgccaaaaacagaaatgaagactCTGAGATGGGCAATTTCACAGTTTGCTTCAGTGGAGAGGATTGTAGGAGAAGATAAGTATTTCTGCGAAAACTGCCATCATTATACTGAAGCTGAGCGAAGTCTTTTGTTTGACAAGATGCCTGAAGTTATAACTATTCACTTAAAGTGCTTTGCTGCTAGTGGCCTGGAGTTTGATTGTTACGGTGGTGGACTTTCCAAGATCAACACTCCTTTACTGACGCCTCTTAAATTGTCACTGGAAGAATGGAGCACAAAGCCAACCAATGACAGCTATGGACTATTTGCAGTTGTGATGCATAGTGGGATTACAATTAGTAGTGGGCACTACACTGCTTCTGTTAAAGTCACTGACCTTAACAGCTTAGAACTAGATGAGGGAAATTTTGTGGTCAGCGAAATGTGTGAAATAGGTAAGCCAGAACCACTGAATGAGGAGGAAGTAAGGGGTGTGGTTGAAAATTATGATGATGAAGAGGTGTCGATTAGAGTCAGTGGAAATACACAGCCAAgtaaagttttgaaaaaaaatgttgaagCTATTGGACTTCTTGGAGGACAAAAGAGCAAAGCAGATTATGAGCTATATAACAAAGTGTCTAATCCTGATAAAGTTGCTAGTACAGCATttactgaaaatagaaattctgAGACTAACAATACTAATGGGACCCATGAATCTGATAGAAACAAGGAATTCAGTGACCAAACAGACATTAACATTAGTGGATTTGAGAACAAAATTTCGTATATAGTGCAAAGCTTAAAGGAGTATGAGGGGAAGTGGTTGCTTTTTGATGATTCTGAAGTGAAAGTTACTGAAGAGAAAGACTTTCTGaattctctttccccttccacATCTCCTTCATCTACTCCTTACTTGCtattttataagaaattataG